The Martelella sp. AD-3 genome includes a region encoding these proteins:
- the cydB gene encoding cytochrome d ubiquinol oxidase subunit II, whose product MVLHDLISYEVLRVIWWLLLGVLLIGFAIMDGFDLGTATLLPFVAKGDTERRIVVNTVGPVWEGNQVWLILGGGAIFAAWPAIYAVSFSGFYLAMFAILFALILRPVGFKYRSKRESATWRNTWDWMLFIGGFVPTLIFGVALGNVLQGVPFRLDDDLRIFYDGSFFGLLNPFALLAGLVCVAMLVMHGAAYLSTKTEGPINDRARAYGSVSAIALIVLFALAGVWLYYGIDGYAYTGAVDAAGPSNPLLNDVAREQGAWFVNYGRYPWMMLAPALGFLGAIGAFIGLKGNKPALAMLSSAASVFGVVATPGVAMFPFILPSSEQPAASLTAWDSSSSHLTLFIMLICALIFVPLILAYTSWVFHIMWGKVTDKDINGGGHAY is encoded by the coding sequence ATGGTACTACACGATCTCATCTCCTACGAAGTCCTCCGCGTGATCTGGTGGCTGCTGCTCGGCGTCCTGCTGATCGGCTTCGCCATCATGGACGGCTTCGACCTCGGCACGGCAACGCTTCTGCCTTTCGTCGCCAAGGGCGACACCGAACGCCGCATCGTCGTCAACACGGTCGGCCCGGTCTGGGAAGGCAACCAGGTCTGGCTCATCCTCGGCGGCGGCGCGATCTTCGCCGCCTGGCCGGCAATCTACGCCGTATCCTTCTCGGGCTTCTACCTGGCGATGTTCGCGATCCTGTTCGCGCTCATCCTGCGCCCGGTCGGCTTCAAGTATCGCTCCAAGCGCGAAAGCGCCACCTGGCGCAATACCTGGGACTGGATGCTGTTCATCGGCGGCTTCGTGCCGACGCTGATCTTCGGCGTGGCGCTCGGCAATGTGCTGCAGGGCGTTCCCTTCCGGCTCGATGACGACCTTCGCATCTTCTACGACGGTTCGTTCTTCGGCCTTTTGAACCCCTTCGCGCTGCTGGCAGGCCTCGTCTGCGTCGCCATGCTCGTCATGCACGGCGCGGCCTACCTGTCGACGAAAACCGAAGGCCCGATCAACGACCGCGCCCGCGCCTATGGCTCGGTCTCCGCGATCGCGCTGATCGTGCTGTTCGCGCTCGCCGGTGTCTGGCTCTATTACGGCATTGACGGCTACGCCTATACCGGCGCCGTTGATGCGGCAGGGCCTTCGAACCCGCTCCTCAACGACGTTGCCCGTGAACAGGGCGCCTGGTTCGTCAACTACGGACGCTATCCGTGGATGATGCTGGCGCCCGCGCTCGGCTTCCTCGGCGCGATCGGCGCCTTCATCGGTCTGAAGGGCAACAAGCCGGCGCTTGCCATGCTGTCGTCCGCGGCGTCGGTCTTCGGTGTCGTCGCAACGCCCGGCGTGGCGATGTTCCCCTTCATCCTGCCGTCGTCGGAGCAGCCCGCTGCAAGCCTGACGGCCTGGGATTCATCGTCGAGCCACCTGACGCTGTTCATCATGCTGATCTGTGCCCTCATTTTCGTGCCGCTCATCCTCGCCTACACGTCGTGGGTCTTCCACATCATGTGGGGCAAGGTGACCGACAAGGACATCAACGGCGGCGGACACGCCTACTGA
- the cydX gene encoding cytochrome bd-I oxidase subunit CydX: MWYFAWILGLPLAALFAVLNAMWYELMDDRAKERQSQKQG, from the coding sequence ATGTGGTATTTCGCTTGGATCCTCGGTCTGCCGCTTGCAGCACTGTTCGCAGTGCTCAACGCCATGTGGTACGAGCTGATGGATGATCGCGCCAAGGAGCGCCAGAGCCAGAAACAGGGCTGA